In candidate division KSB1 bacterium, the sequence TAAACTGCGGACAAAAGGTCAAGGTAACGGAAGAACAGCTGTACGCGAAGGTGCTGGACTTTCAGAACAAGCAGCAATGGCAGGATGTTGCCGCTTCCTATGAAACGCTGATCAAGAGCTTTCCCAAGTCGGCAAAAGCGGACGAGTACCTTTACAACCTCGGCATGGTCTATGCGAACAATTTGAAAGAGTATCGCAAAGCGGTCGAGGCTTGGAAAAAGTTGGTCAAGCAGCATCCGAACAGCCGACTGGTGATCAACACCAAATTCATGATCGGCTACTGCCTGGCCAACGACATCAAAGATCTGCCCAAGGCCAAGGAAGCGTATGAGCAGTTTCTGAAGGAATATCCCGAGCACGAGCTGGCGCCGTCCGTTCGTTGGGAGCTCGATCATTTGGGACAGGATATCAGCCAGATCGATCTGAAACTGGGCGAAGAGGAAGTTGCGGCGACCAAATGAGCCGCTTGCCCGCCGGAATCCTCATAGAACATCTGCTGCCGAAGGGCGGGGATTTCGCCCTGAGGCAGCCGACCCTCTTCATTGGTGAATAGA encodes:
- a CDS encoding tetratricopeptide repeat protein, translating into MKKAFALFGVMTICAGIVLVNCGQKVKVTEEQLYAKVLDFQNKQQWQDVAASYETLIKSFPKSAKADEYLYNLGMVYANNLKEYRKAVEAWKKLVKQHPNSRLVINTKFMIGYCLANDIKDLPKAKEAYEQFLKEYPEHELAPSVRWELDHLGQDISQIDLKLGEEEVAATK